The following proteins come from a genomic window of Alicyclobacillus dauci:
- a CDS encoding IS256 family transposase, producing MAQYKITVDEDILKGLFTGDKGMSQLLEQVLNQVLKAQASEQLQAEPYERSEERKGYRNGTRPHPLTTRIGTLTLRVPRLRNGSFSTELFARYQRSEQALLLTLVEMVINGVSTRKISAITEELCGVDFSKSTVSELCKRLDPVVQAWNERNLRETRYPFVLVDAIVLKIREEGRVRSRAAMIATGVNEDGYREILGMMLGDSESQASWTEFFSWLKSRDLRGVDVVVSDSHSGLVKALQAQFQGATWQRCQTHFMRNFLDATPKHLHDELYGKVRAILDAPDVATARLLMNQVVSDYSEKALKAIQILENGFDDITAVLSLPERYRRRLRTTNGMERLNEEIRRRDRVIRIYPNRNSVIRLIGALLMEMDEKWQSGHKYLDMKEYFTWREEQKKQAQQLSKVSQLR from the coding sequence ATGGCACAATACAAGATTACCGTGGATGAAGATATTTTGAAAGGGTTATTCACTGGGGATAAAGGCATGTCCCAACTGTTAGAGCAAGTCCTGAATCAAGTCCTGAAAGCACAAGCTTCAGAGCAATTGCAGGCGGAGCCGTATGAACGTTCTGAGGAACGAAAGGGATATCGTAATGGTACTCGCCCTCACCCATTGACCACCCGGATCGGTACCCTCACCCTTCGTGTCCCACGCTTGCGCAATGGGAGCTTTTCCACAGAATTGTTTGCACGGTACCAACGCAGTGAGCAGGCTCTCTTGTTGACACTTGTAGAAATGGTCATCAACGGTGTATCCACAAGGAAAATTTCCGCAATCACTGAGGAACTGTGTGGAGTCGACTTCTCGAAATCCACGGTATCGGAGTTGTGTAAACGACTCGACCCTGTTGTACAGGCTTGGAATGAGCGCAATTTGAGAGAAACGAGATACCCCTTTGTGTTGGTTGACGCCATCGTTCTAAAGATTCGGGAGGAAGGTCGGGTTCGCTCACGAGCTGCTATGATCGCTACGGGTGTCAACGAGGATGGGTATCGTGAAATCCTGGGGATGATGCTTGGGGACAGTGAGTCGCAGGCGAGTTGGACGGAATTCTTCTCCTGGCTCAAGAGTCGAGATCTAAGGGGCGTGGATGTTGTTGTCTCAGACAGCCACAGCGGGCTGGTAAAGGCATTGCAGGCACAGTTCCAAGGAGCAACATGGCAGCGGTGCCAGACGCACTTCATGCGCAATTTTCTTGATGCTACACCGAAGCATTTGCATGACGAACTGTACGGAAAAGTACGGGCTATCCTGGACGCACCTGATGTGGCAACGGCGCGGTTGTTGATGAACCAGGTGGTCTCGGATTACAGCGAGAAGGCACTCAAGGCAATTCAAATTCTCGAAAATGGATTTGATGATATTACGGCAGTTCTGTCCCTGCCCGAACGCTACAGAAGGCGTCTACGAACGACAAATGGCATGGAACGTCTGAATGAGGAGATACGCCGACGTGACCGAGTCATTCGGATCTATCCCAATCGCAATTCCGTGATCCGTCTAATTGGTGCGTTGCTGATGGAGATGGACGAGAAGTGGCAGTCGGGGCACAAATACCTCGACATGAAGGAATACTTCACATGGCGTGAGGAACAGAAGAAGCAAGCACAACAACTTTCAAAGGTTAGTCAACTCAGGTAA
- a CDS encoding helix-turn-helix domain-containing protein, with translation MAKTPDLSTDEQNQAISLFEMGWSVKQVALKLNRSTSAIRRVLKKNGYELEGRRLSTEEKERILKFYSNGCTSIAAIARELNRGETSVARVFKEYGLKTVNPRALHESEKKMVISLYRQGHNSIAEIARLTGRGETAIGRVFKQNNLSHSRRFRKDFSQKQINHMVAMYRDNSTSGQIAEEFQVSDDTVLTILKEAQVVIRPRQYRLSGIRNHDYFAIIDTPEKAYFLGLIIADGSVGIRKNSTNASRRLCIQLQERDAYILQELKRQLGGQDNIIRYTNRREAYFNVSSQQLCDDLARYGVVPRKTGHEVLPTIADELMPHLIRGVFDGDGCACLRTNNRLSVDICGSLALCQGVKEYLKRMIGVNDNKIYTRENQNIHIFSFAERRDVWNFYHLIYRDSTIYLERKKQKFTQFFESRNMKYDPYAVGITCHTSTKLDPISIR, from the coding sequence ATGGCTAAAACACCAGATTTATCAACCGACGAACAAAACCAAGCGATTTCACTGTTCGAAATGGGGTGGAGTGTAAAACAAGTAGCTCTGAAGTTAAACAGGAGTACATCGGCTATACGTAGGGTATTAAAGAAAAATGGTTATGAGTTAGAAGGGAGGAGACTATCCACAGAAGAAAAGGAGCGAATTCTTAAATTCTACAGCAATGGATGTACAAGCATTGCAGCTATTGCTCGGGAACTAAATAGAGGGGAAACGTCAGTAGCGAGGGTATTTAAGGAGTACGGATTAAAAACGGTGAATCCACGGGCGCTCCATGAATCTGAAAAGAAGATGGTTATCAGTTTATATCGACAGGGTCATAATTCCATAGCAGAAATCGCTCGACTTACTGGGCGAGGGGAAACCGCGATCGGTCGTGTCTTCAAACAAAATAATTTATCGCATTCAAGACGCTTTAGAAAGGACTTTTCACAGAAACAAATAAATCATATGGTGGCGATGTACAGAGACAACTCTACCAGTGGACAGATTGCCGAGGAGTTTCAAGTCTCTGATGACACTGTGCTGACGATTCTGAAGGAAGCCCAAGTTGTAATCCGTCCTAGGCAGTACCGATTAAGTGGGATACGAAACCATGACTACTTTGCAATTATAGATACGCCAGAGAAAGCATACTTCCTGGGATTAATAATCGCTGACGGTAGCGTAGGTATTAGAAAGAACTCGACAAATGCAAGTCGAAGGCTATGTATACAACTTCAAGAACGGGATGCCTACATCCTTCAAGAACTAAAGCGACAACTTGGCGGTCAAGACAATATCATTCGGTACACAAATCGCAGAGAAGCGTATTTTAACGTGTCATCTCAACAATTATGTGACGATCTCGCAAGGTATGGAGTTGTCCCAAGGAAAACAGGGCATGAGGTTCTTCCCACTATTGCTGATGAGTTAATGCCGCATTTGATTCGGGGAGTATTTGATGGAGATGGTTGTGCATGCTTGCGTACGAACAATAGGCTATCAGTCGATATCTGTGGATCACTTGCTCTATGCCAAGGAGTGAAAGAGTATCTGAAGAGGATGATAGGTGTAAATGACAACAAAATTTACACCCGAGAAAACCAGAACATTCATATATTCTCGTTTGCGGAGCGAAGGGATGTATGGAATTTTTACCATCTTATATACAGAGATTCAACAATATACCTTGAGCGGAAGAAACAGAAATTCACTCAATTCTTCGAAAGCAGAAACATGAAATACGATCCTTACGCAGTTGGAATTACATGCCACACATCAACGAAACTTGATCCTATATCGATACGGTGA
- a CDS encoding DNA primase family protein: MPRKLLTDAQLGILQVMSSRQQGGIDPNSGLPMGFYTSMIDLFNPSQPAKSLKIAELKNKLVNTFADLPRTSMSNSSNFKAIVSGDSINAERKFKEPFDFRPFAKLVFSTNEFPRNADITDGFFRRWLIIPFEKKFTPDKADVKLIDRLTTPSALSTLLNYALEGLRRLETNGKFTECETITNAVKKYRDAYDTVKVFIDECCAIGEQLSCLKDDLYAQYQVWSQKSGLKPYGKIKFNERIAKQYQDTRIKGESNWRWVGINLKQA, translated from the coding sequence ATGCCGCGAAAGCTCTTGACGGATGCCCAACTTGGCATCCTACAAGTCATGTCAAGCCGACAACAAGGAGGCATTGACCCTAACTCTGGTTTGCCAATGGGTTTTTATACCTCCATGATTGACTTGTTCAACCCATCTCAACCAGCGAAGAGCCTTAAAATTGCTGAATTGAAAAACAAGTTGGTTAATACATTTGCTGATCTACCTAGAACGTCAATGTCAAACAGTAGTAATTTCAAAGCAATTGTCTCTGGAGACTCTATTAACGCAGAGCGGAAGTTCAAAGAACCATTTGACTTTCGACCGTTTGCGAAACTCGTTTTTAGTACCAACGAGTTCCCGAGAAATGCGGATATAACAGACGGTTTCTTTAGACGGTGGTTAATCATTCCCTTTGAGAAGAAATTCACACCAGACAAGGCAGATGTGAAGCTCATCGACCGATTAACCACACCGTCTGCGCTATCCACACTGCTCAATTATGCACTAGAGGGTCTAAGACGGTTAGAGACAAATGGAAAGTTCACTGAATGTGAGACGATAACAAATGCAGTTAAGAAGTACCGAGACGCATATGACACTGTTAAAGTCTTTATCGACGAATGTTGTGCAATAGGCGAACAACTGTCTTGTCTCAAAGATGACCTCTACGCTCAGTATCAAGTGTGGAGTCAAAAGTCGGGGTTGAAGCCCTATGGGAAAATCAAGTTTAACGAACGGATAGCCAAGCAGTATCAGGATACTCGTATCAAAGGAGAGTCCAACTGGCGATGGGTAGGTATCAACCTAAAACAGGCGTAA
- a CDS encoding NERD domain-containing protein, producing the protein MQIHFPPILYISIPLLVALLILKSFMPKLLGHRGESIVRSRLSELDKTKYIVLNDLLIPNAKSKSGTSQIDHVVVSQYGVFVIETKNYSGQIRGKEADAQWTQVNYRRKDRLSNPLRQNYGHTQAIKELLGESLSSKVVPIVAFTGNAELMVDVKPGTHLIYTRNLVTTIRQYNQVVLSAEEAKQIIKKLRAVHIADRVQRQIHTKNIKSALSNERETARNGICPKCGGKIVQRNGKYGPFKSCSNFPKCRYKPGA; encoded by the coding sequence TTGCAGATACATTTTCCGCCTATTCTCTATATCAGTATTCCGCTTCTCGTTGCGTTGCTGATATTGAAGTCATTCATGCCCAAATTACTGGGTCATCGCGGGGAAAGCATTGTCCGTTCCAGGCTCAGTGAACTGGATAAAACCAAGTACATTGTCCTAAATGATCTGCTCATCCCTAATGCCAAGTCCAAGAGCGGTACCAGCCAGATTGATCATGTGGTGGTTTCTCAGTATGGCGTATTCGTTATTGAAACGAAGAATTACTCGGGGCAAATTAGAGGCAAAGAAGCAGACGCCCAATGGACACAGGTGAATTACCGCCGAAAAGATCGCCTTTCAAACCCTTTGCGGCAAAATTACGGTCATACACAAGCCATTAAAGAATTGTTAGGAGAGTCATTGTCTTCCAAAGTCGTGCCTATCGTCGCCTTTACGGGAAATGCCGAATTGATGGTGGACGTAAAGCCGGGAACACATTTGATCTACACCCGAAATCTTGTGACAACCATTAGGCAGTATAACCAAGTGGTTTTGTCCGCAGAGGAGGCAAAACAAATCATTAAAAAACTGCGAGCTGTCCATATTGCGGATCGTGTGCAACGGCAAATTCACACGAAAAACATCAAGTCCGCCCTATCCAATGAACGGGAAACCGCTAGGAATGGCATTTGCCCAAAATGCGGAGGAAAAATCGTGCAACGTAATGGAAAATATGGGCCATTCAAGAGTTGTAGCAACTTCCCCAAGTGCAGATACAAACCTGGTGCTTAA
- a CDS encoding recombinase family protein, producing the protein MIYGYARVSTRKQLKGNSLEDQINALKAEACDEIIQEQYTGTTTERPQFDLLVSKLQPGDKVIVTKLDRLARNVVEGIEVVRKMFALNVKVHVLNIGLLENTAMGNFFLTTLLAVAELERNMIIERTQAGKEIARTKNGFKDGRPNKYTKHQLDHAIELLKDHSYNEVERMTTISKSTLIRYKKRQEKRHEL; encoded by the coding sequence ATGATTTATGGATATGCTCGAGTATCGACGAGGAAACAGCTGAAAGGTAACTCACTTGAGGATCAGATAAACGCGTTGAAGGCAGAGGCTTGTGATGAGATTATCCAAGAGCAATATACGGGGACTACAACGGAACGCCCGCAGTTCGACTTGTTGGTGAGTAAACTCCAGCCAGGCGATAAGGTTATCGTTACCAAGCTGGACCGCTTAGCCAGAAATGTAGTTGAAGGCATCGAGGTAGTTCGAAAGATGTTTGCATTGAATGTGAAGGTCCACGTTTTGAACATTGGACTGCTTGAGAACACTGCGATGGGGAACTTCTTTCTGACGACTTTACTTGCCGTTGCAGAACTTGAACGGAACATGATTATTGAACGAACCCAAGCGGGAAAGGAAATTGCACGCACGAAAAACGGCTTCAAGGACGGCAGACCAAACAAGTACACGAAGCACCAACTGGACCATGCGATTGAACTGCTGAAAGACCACTCATACAACGAAGTAGAGCGCATGACCACGATAAGCAAGTCCACGCTAATACGATACAAAAAAAGACAAGAGAAGAGACATGAATTGTAG
- a CDS encoding KAP family P-loop NTPase fold protein: MGANMWADNETSQDLLGFRVHADLIRSVITNPNLLPVTLGIFGDWGSGKTSIMKMLEHDLNPDNYSEGSPERDKYEKIAVLYVNGWLFEGYDDAKSALLSSILLQLGEHKRFGPKVKERVAHLLKSVNWMRVAKFGVKEIGLPALAAYVTGGASLVPSLANLGKNVLKTLVPTQDKEGEDEHKGSEKAANPETDWEGLIREDKSEASAMDVRTFRSDFEKLLKDTNIESLVVLIDDLDRCSNERIIENLEAIKLFLNVERTAFIVGADPRIVRHAIEVRYAQMKFKDENSSEAEERLVTDYLEKLIQVPYRLPKLSPAEVETYMVLLFCSRDIDDEALLERVYKACDNQRTANRYSVFGYAAVKEALGEAQIPTTLSESLTLSSNIAPLITEGLKGNPRQVKRFLNAFFLRKELAKVARLNSIRDDVLVKLMVLEYGHPKQFLDLYEWQSKQEGRAEQIELLESHLAKSGGSSDREEQPQNIDAQWLTPFMRRWLVMEPLLGEIDLRDYYWVARDKLSTTLSGLSMVPPLVRTMLEDLISANPGRMSRAFSEVPKLNPEELAILLDLINKHIARKPDQKVGYDALRGLIERDIAASAEILRRSLSEVPPDAIPPAVGNDLIALLKTKPELVGRFESVMTQLKSTDTRIGRALSASQKRG; this comes from the coding sequence GTGGGTGCAAATATGTGGGCGGACAACGAAACTTCTCAGGATTTGCTAGGTTTTAGGGTGCACGCTGATTTGATTAGGTCTGTGATTACTAATCCAAACCTTTTGCCTGTCACTTTAGGCATTTTTGGTGATTGGGGTAGCGGAAAAACAAGCATTATGAAAATGCTTGAGCATGACTTGAATCCGGACAACTATTCTGAGGGGTCACCTGAAAGAGATAAATACGAAAAAATAGCTGTTCTTTATGTCAACGGTTGGCTGTTTGAAGGATACGATGATGCCAAGTCTGCGCTCCTCAGTTCCATACTTTTGCAATTGGGTGAGCATAAGAGATTTGGACCGAAGGTCAAAGAGCGAGTTGCCCATCTTTTGAAATCGGTAAATTGGATGCGGGTTGCAAAATTTGGAGTCAAGGAAATTGGTCTTCCTGCTCTGGCGGCATACGTTACCGGAGGAGCTAGTCTGGTTCCTAGTCTGGCTAACTTGGGGAAAAATGTGTTGAAAACGCTTGTCCCTACACAAGACAAGGAGGGCGAAGATGAACATAAGGGATCTGAAAAAGCAGCAAATCCAGAAACAGATTGGGAGGGGCTCATCAGAGAAGATAAAAGTGAAGCAAGCGCCATGGATGTTCGGACGTTCCGTAGTGACTTTGAGAAACTACTCAAGGACACTAATATAGAATCCCTAGTCGTATTAATTGATGACCTAGACAGATGCTCGAACGAACGCATTATTGAGAATTTGGAGGCCATAAAGCTGTTTTTGAATGTAGAAAGAACAGCATTTATTGTAGGTGCTGATCCACGAATCGTTCGGCATGCAATCGAAGTCAGATATGCGCAGATGAAGTTCAAGGATGAGAACTCTTCAGAGGCTGAGGAAAGGCTAGTCACGGATTATCTTGAGAAATTAATCCAAGTTCCTTATAGGCTACCTAAACTGTCACCTGCTGAAGTTGAGACCTATATGGTGCTGTTATTTTGTTCTAGGGACATTGATGATGAAGCTTTACTGGAAAGAGTATACAAGGCCTGTGACAACCAGAGGACTGCCAACCGTTACAGTGTATTTGGGTATGCTGCTGTAAAGGAAGCGCTTGGAGAGGCACAAATCCCGACCACACTGAGTGAGAGTTTAACACTCAGCTCAAATATCGCTCCTCTTATTACTGAGGGGCTAAAGGGTAATCCGCGACAAGTCAAAAGGTTCCTAAATGCCTTTTTTCTGCGAAAGGAACTTGCAAAAGTAGCAAGGCTGAACAGCATTCGGGACGATGTATTGGTCAAATTAATGGTACTTGAATACGGCCACCCCAAACAATTCTTGGACCTATACGAGTGGCAGTCCAAGCAAGAAGGGAGGGCTGAGCAAATTGAGCTTCTGGAAAGTCATCTAGCAAAGTCAGGTGGAAGTTCCGATAGAGAAGAACAGCCTCAAAACATCGATGCACAGTGGCTTACTCCCTTCATGCGTCGTTGGCTCGTAATGGAACCATTACTCGGTGAAATTGATCTAAGAGATTACTATTGGGTGGCAAGAGATAAGCTTAGTACAACATTATCTGGATTATCCATGGTACCGCCTTTGGTCCGAACGATGCTGGAAGATTTAATTTCTGCAAACCCTGGGCGAATGAGTCGGGCATTTTCGGAAGTCCCAAAATTAAACCCCGAAGAGCTTGCCATATTACTCGATTTAATTAATAAACACATTGCGCGAAAACCAGATCAAAAGGTTGGGTACGATGCTTTAAGGGGCCTTATCGAAAGAGATATCGCAGCCAGTGCTGAAATACTACGACGCTCATTGTCTGAAGTTCCTCCAGATGCTATCCCACCAGCTGTCGGGAATGACCTAATAGCTCTACTAAAAACAAAGCCGGAATTGGTTGGGAGATTCGAATCAGTTATGACACAGCTGAAATCGACAGATACCAGAATTGGGAGGGCATTATCAGCTAGCCAAAAAAGGGGGTAG
- the qatC gene encoding Qat anti-phage system QueC-like protein QatC, which yields MIEVTIIPGENTKFDFAKVRLNNTHTGAFCALDLDFKTLYQKCGIPNQTVLDFLFIAAVFYATDKFIKRNDSKDNWTRDIKIRIPVYELDKWNDSKAYLEECMSFLTGDVWDIEFYLNQYTLHRPRPTAQDLSVPRVQADSVCLFSGGLDSFVGAIDWLETHQDKGILLVGHYDGHVKGPMSDQTKLLQHLRRPETQERIESLQVRVGQHPAGKERTFRSRSILFLALGVYAAASIRPDVPLIIPENGTIAINIPLTPSRRGTCSTRTTHPRYIRMVQRLLHNIGVLNPIINPLGFKTKGEVVVQCQNQVLLRQGIPDSVSCGKSGHKSSWVRRYAKGCGRCVPCIFRRASLHMIGADTECYGTDVLSDELDLRGNKDSANDFRAVIAFLGHNYDLESVKLLLMASSSQLDDLDAYAGIVFRAMEEVRRLIRDKGTTEIKRLAGIV from the coding sequence ATGATTGAAGTGACGATAATTCCTGGAGAGAACACGAAATTTGACTTCGCAAAGGTGCGTTTGAACAACACGCATACAGGAGCTTTCTGTGCGTTAGACCTGGACTTCAAAACTTTGTATCAAAAGTGTGGAATTCCGAACCAGACGGTTCTGGACTTTTTATTTATAGCGGCTGTATTTTACGCCACGGACAAATTCATTAAGAGAAACGATTCTAAGGATAACTGGACTCGTGATATAAAAATCCGGATTCCCGTTTATGAGTTGGACAAATGGAATGATTCAAAGGCTTATCTGGAAGAATGCATGTCCTTTTTAACAGGGGATGTTTGGGATATCGAGTTTTATCTCAATCAATACACATTACATCGACCTCGACCGACTGCTCAAGACCTTAGTGTACCCCGGGTGCAAGCAGATTCGGTTTGCTTATTTTCGGGTGGATTAGACTCGTTTGTTGGCGCTATTGATTGGCTAGAGACTCACCAGGATAAAGGCATTCTATTGGTAGGACATTATGACGGTCACGTAAAAGGTCCAATGTCGGATCAAACCAAACTACTCCAGCACTTGCGTCGTCCTGAAACACAAGAAAGAATTGAATCGTTGCAAGTTAGAGTAGGCCAGCACCCGGCCGGAAAAGAGAGGACATTCCGGAGTCGATCAATATTGTTTCTCGCACTAGGGGTCTATGCTGCTGCCAGCATTCGTCCCGACGTCCCACTGATTATACCCGAGAACGGAACAATTGCTATAAACATACCCCTTACCCCCTCGCGACGAGGAACTTGTAGCACACGGACCACTCACCCACGATATATCCGCATGGTCCAGAGATTACTTCATAATATCGGGGTATTAAACCCAATAATTAACCCTTTAGGGTTCAAGACTAAAGGGGAGGTCGTTGTACAGTGTCAAAACCAAGTACTACTACGGCAGGGTATCCCCGATTCGGTGTCTTGCGGAAAGAGTGGACACAAATCAAGTTGGGTTCGACGCTACGCTAAGGGTTGCGGCAGGTGTGTTCCCTGCATATTTAGAAGGGCTTCATTACACATGATTGGCGCCGATACTGAATGTTATGGGACAGATGTGTTAAGTGATGAGCTTGACCTGAGAGGAAACAAAGACTCAGCGAACGACTTTAGGGCTGTGATAGCATTTCTGGGACATAATTATGATTTAGAGTCAGTAAAATTGCTGTTGATGGCAAGTTCATCACAATTGGACGATTTAGATGCGTACGCCGGAATTGTTTTCCGGGCAATGGAAGAAGTCAGGAGATTAATACGAGATAAAGGTACTACCGAGATTAAGCGGTTGGCCGGCATTGTTTAA
- the qatD gene encoding Qat anti-phage system TatD family nuclease QatD, with translation MIDAHCHIDLYSDPMAQARKVENERIRTIAVTNLPSHFELGYPHLKNFKNVRLALGVHPLHANQHTDGELKRFVRLAKSTSYIGEIGLDFSPEGNATREKQVDSLRFVLTHINDRPRYISLHSRRAERSVLQLLKEFSIEQAVFHWYSGSLSVLKEIVTAGYFFSINPAMIRSSNGRKIIEHIPSDRLLTETDGPFVKVDGRIIESQDVAEVLNHLSSLWDCTYEDAERQIENNFNTILRPVKRVV, from the coding sequence GTGATCGATGCGCACTGCCACATAGATTTGTACAGCGATCCCATGGCACAAGCCCGTAAAGTCGAAAATGAGAGAATCCGTACTATTGCGGTCACGAATTTACCCAGCCATTTTGAATTAGGGTATCCACACTTGAAGAACTTTAAAAATGTCCGACTAGCACTGGGGGTTCATCCACTTCACGCCAATCAGCATACGGACGGTGAATTGAAAAGGTTCGTTCGTCTGGCAAAAAGTACTTCGTACATTGGAGAGATAGGTCTTGACTTTTCTCCGGAAGGAAATGCTACGAGGGAAAAGCAAGTCGACAGTTTACGTTTTGTGTTAACTCACATAAACGACAGACCAAGGTACATTTCATTGCACTCCAGAAGGGCAGAACGTTCAGTACTACAATTATTGAAGGAGTTTTCAATAGAGCAGGCTGTGTTTCACTGGTACAGCGGTTCATTGTCTGTTCTGAAAGAGATAGTAACGGCCGGATACTTCTTTTCTATTAATCCAGCAATGATTCGTTCTTCGAATGGGCGTAAAATCATCGAACATATTCCGTCGGATCGGTTATTGACAGAAACTGATGGCCCGTTTGTTAAAGTCGACGGAAGGATTATTGAATCTCAGGACGTCGCTGAGGTATTAAATCACTTAAGTTCACTTTGGGACTGTACGTATGAAGATGCTGAACGCCAAATTGAGAACAACTTTAATACCATTTTGCGCCCCGTCAAAAGAGTGGTTTGA